The genomic window GCTAACCCCAGTCTTGTAGTTTTAGATGTAATGATGCCGAAACTAGATGGTTATGGTGTCTGTCAAGAATTACGCAAAGAGTCAGACGTTCCCATTATAATGCTTACAGCTTTGGGTGATGTGGCAGATCGCATTACTGGCTTAGAGTTGGGCGCAGATGACTATGTAGTCAAACCCTTTTCCCCAAAAGAGTTAGAAGCCCGCATCCGCTCAGTTTTACGCCGAGTAGATAAATCAGCAGCTACAGGAATTCCTAGCTCTGGTGTTATTCAAGTTAGTAACATAAAGATTGATACTAATAAACGCCAAGTCTATAAAAATGATGAGCGCATCCGCCTCACAGGGATGGAATTTAGCCTTTTAGAACTACTAGTGAGTCGTTCTGGTGAAGCTTTTTCTCGTTCGGAAATTTTGCAAGAAGTCTGGGGTTATACCCCTGAACGCCACGTAGATACACGGGTGGTTGATGTCCATATTTCCAGATTGCGCGCCAAACTAGAAGACGATCCCAGCAATCCAGAGTTAATTTTAACTGCCAGAGGTACTGGTTATCTGTTCCAAAGAATTATCGATCCAGATGAGAATTAACTGGAAACGATTTATTACAAGAGCTTACTGTATTAAAGCTATTAGTGTCACCAACTCGATAAAATACTAGATGCTTCCGGAAATCCTTTGAGCAAGTCATCTAATATATGGGTAAGATATAGTCGATCGACTAAAATATTGATATCCTAGGAATAAAGATGAGGGTATCTAGGCGAATTAATCAGTTATTTGATTCTCTATTTACTAGGAATGCTCCTTTAGGTAGTAGAGATCTACTAATCGTTCAGCGATTGATGCCCACTTTAGCAAGTGGGGTCATTTTGGTTTGGATAGCTGGTTTTTATACGGTCACCGCTACAATTTTAGAGGGTAGCGTTGCTAGAATTGAAAACTTACAGAGTCATAGACAAACAGAACGAGTTGTTACCGATTTGTCTGAGGAATTAAATAAGTTAGACAAACTGGTGGGAGATTACTCTCAATGGGATGCAACTTATGATTTCATGCAAACTGCAAACCCAAGTTATATTACTTCAGATTTGGGTTCAGTTTTAGATTTCTTTCAACTCAACTTAATTGCCTTCATCCGTCCTTCGGGAGAAATCATCTATGGGACTAGTTATATTGTTGAAAAAAAGCAAAAAAAACTCATAGATGCCGACTTATCG from Merismopedia glauca CCAP 1448/3 includes these protein-coding regions:
- the rpaB gene encoding response regulator transcription factor RpaB, producing MESHKERILVVDDEASIRRILETRLSMIGYDVVTAADGEEALDIFRNANPSLVVLDVMMPKLDGYGVCQELRKESDVPIIMLTALGDVADRITGLELGADDYVVKPFSPKELEARIRSVLRRVDKSAATGIPSSGVIQVSNIKIDTNKRQVYKNDERIRLTGMEFSLLELLVSRSGEAFSRSEILQEVWGYTPERHVDTRVVDVHISRLRAKLEDDPSNPELILTARGTGYLFQRIIDPDEN